The proteins below are encoded in one region of Segatella copri:
- a CDS encoding ATP/GTP-binding protein — protein MKIYISIKDETQISFVAGKSNAHPSHVSRAEKRDDISVLKAGIVYGANASGKSNVIKAIALLQQIANGSFPQSKVEPFKLADTEEKNSKVEIEFKTKGKCFAYGIEFTIGGIKEEWLFEINSRTDKEVFTRKITAAGNEFTFGKVDGNEETSMLLKFIAHSTPSDSSFLSEYVRRNGKGLETIHMAKNWFADGLKIIFPSTRLQGISFLTENNDELQETTRSLLAYFNTGISDVRLYKIKKEDVNLSSDLLDNILSKAKNGKAYSMAATVGGEMLLFEVNANGGYEIYKQKAVHRNLTSGTEVVFDLSEESDGSIRLLDFIPMLIDLKQNEVDYLIDEIDRSMHPMLSQKILECYFSGLESGRDTQLIFSTHECNLLNLDLIRADEVWFVEKGKDGASHLTSLAEFKPRKDVRKGYLLGRYGAIPLLPKEEMKW, from the coding sequence TTGAAAATATATATTTCCATCAAGGATGAGACTCAAATCAGCTTTGTGGCAGGTAAGAGCAACGCACATCCGTCTCATGTTTCCCGTGCAGAGAAGCGTGACGATATTTCTGTGCTGAAGGCTGGTATCGTGTATGGTGCCAATGCTTCCGGAAAGAGCAACGTCATCAAGGCCATTGCCCTGCTCCAGCAGATAGCCAATGGAAGTTTTCCGCAAAGCAAGGTGGAACCTTTCAAGCTTGCTGATACCGAAGAGAAAAACTCTAAGGTAGAAATCGAGTTCAAGACCAAGGGTAAGTGCTTTGCCTATGGCATAGAGTTCACCATCGGAGGAATCAAGGAGGAATGGCTGTTTGAAATCAACAGCCGTACCGACAAGGAAGTTTTCACCAGAAAGATTACAGCTGCCGGCAACGAGTTTACGTTTGGCAAGGTGGATGGAAACGAAGAAACATCCATGCTGCTGAAATTCATCGCCCACAGTACTCCTTCCGATTCCAGCTTCCTTTCAGAGTATGTGCGCAGAAACGGCAAGGGACTTGAAACCATACACATGGCCAAGAACTGGTTTGCTGACGGTTTGAAAATCATCTTCCCAAGCACACGCCTGCAGGGAATTTCTTTCCTTACTGAAAACAATGATGAGCTGCAGGAAACGACACGCTCGCTTCTTGCCTACTTCAACACGGGCATTTCAGACGTGCGCCTGTACAAAATCAAGAAAGAGGATGTGAACTTATCTTCCGATTTACTAGACAACATACTCAGCAAGGCCAAGAACGGCAAGGCGTACAGCATGGCTGCCACAGTTGGAGGCGAAATGCTTCTTTTCGAGGTGAATGCCAACGGAGGATACGAGATTTACAAGCAAAAGGCTGTTCACCGGAATCTTACTTCCGGCACAGAGGTAGTATTTGATTTGAGCGAAGAATCTGATGGCAGCATCCGGTTGCTTGACTTCATCCCAATGCTCATTGATTTGAAGCAAAATGAAGTAGATTATCTCATCGACGAGATTGACCGCAGTATGCACCCGATGCTCTCGCAGAAAATATTAGAGTGCTATTTCTCAGGACTGGAGTCAGGAAGAGACACTCAGCTCATCTTCTCTACTCATGAATGCAACCTGCTCAACCTCGACCTTATCAGAGCTGACGAAGTATGGTTTGTCGAGAAGGGAAAGGATGGAGCGTCTCATCTTACATCCTTGGCAGAATTCAAGCCTCGTAAGGATGTTCGCAAGGGCTATCTATTAGGACGCTATGGAGCCATTCCGTTGCTTCCAAAAGAGGAGATGAAGTGGTGA